A window of Echeneis naucrates chromosome 13, fEcheNa1.1, whole genome shotgun sequence contains these coding sequences:
- the tiparp gene encoding protein mono-ADP-ribosyltransferase TIPARP produces MDKTLHILQKASDGAPAGISLDVSLNMDEGEDFAEQQIVGLPDKIPLVKPYFKKKQRKLDAKCLHRALEDPILTTLLSTDTLVSGDGVFVPRSQPGRTPGNLCTAAVVKQDCIGQVCLKDPGAADDATAAAGVPGLMTRDGDVEIADTTAELEETERRGERSKIPDPTPNSRCFQLKPALRAAGTTVTITPPGRDIPPTVAPQPPHQEVAIKTNDLLTSGTKNLQVKDSTGLQDPLPLLLQADKGVLFQDKSEEASLDLVFELLTQLQYHTHQSDSVDICVDFLQGQCVYGNDCAHHHTVLPYHWQIHRTNSQTWQSIADDSQEQLERLYCNPDNEQIRLKFQGRVFSLDFVMMRVCDLEFDRVRRLSTPPSPLPPPTTSPNPTPSCHTVWKYYCRDNFGWREYSEPVVKLIEEASSRGLKEVRFITLQNQYILNIKEGFQQNAIFGFRRQIKKRPMFMSSVMLAPHLQTLGGLSSSPLPCSRSSSISSSTSSSMDLSVAHPLSPTTTNPPSLFPETWLPMTMSQDFLQVPVSREDRSYRTVYSLFHKTVSETKFRIIKILRVQNPFLWEKYKRKKEYMSRRMTEMDRLLSERHLFHGTSADVVEGICKHNFDPRVCGKHATMFGQGSYFARKAVYSHNFSKRSLKGVHCMFLAKVLTGRFTVGNPSMRRPPPINPRVPSSDLYDSCVDNWVDPQIYVIFNDDQSYPYFIIHYEEVPSTVAV; encoded by the exons ATGGATAAAACTTTGCACATTCTTCAGAAAGCCTCAGACGGTGCGCCGGCAGGGATCTCCCTGGATGTGAGTTTAAATATGGACGAAGGGGAAGATTTCGCAGAGCAGCAGATCGTGGGACTCCCGGACAAAATACCTCTGGTGAAGCCTTATTTcaaaaagaagcaaaggaaATTGGACGCCAAATGCCTCCACCGAGCCCTGGAGGATCCGATACTGACCACTTTACTGAGCACGGACACGCTGGTCTCCGGGGACGGGGTGTTTGTTCCCCGGAGCCAGCCGGGCCGGACTCCGGGAAACCTGTGCACGGCGGCCGTGGTGAAACAGGACTGTATCGGGCAGGTGTGTCTCAAAGATCCCGGAGCTGCCGACGACGCCACGGCTGCGGCTGGAGTCCCGGGGTTGATGACCCGGGACGGGGATGTGGAAATAGCCGATACTACTGCGGAGCTGGAGGAGACGGAGCGGCGAGGGGAGCGATCCAAGATCCCCGATCCCACCCCCAACAGCCGCTGCTTTCAGCTGAAACCTGCCCTCCGGGCGGCCGGGACCACGGTGACAATAACGCCCCCCGGCAGGGATATACCTCCCACAGTTGCACCCCAGCCTCCTCACCAGGAGGTGGCCATCAAAACCAATGACCTCCTGACCTCCGGGACTAAAAACCTTCAAGTCAAAGACAGCACTGGTCTCCAGgacccccttcccctcctcctgcaggcCGACAAAGGAGTGCTATTTCAGGATAAAAGTGAAGAGGCCTCCCTTGACCTGGTTTTTGAGCTGCTCACTCAACTCCAGTACCACACACACCAGTCAGACTCTGTGGACAtttgtgtggatttcctccaaGGACAGTGTGTTTATGGCAATGACTGTGCCCACCACCACACTGTCCTGCCCTACCACTGGCAGATCCACAGGACCAATAGTCAGACGTGGCAGAGCATAGCAGACGACTCCCAGGAACAGCTGGAGAGACTGTACTGCAACCCTGACAATGAGCAAATCAGGCTCAAGTTTCA GGGTCGAGTGTTTTCTCTCGACTTTGTGATGATGCGAGTATGCGACCTGGAGTTTGACCGCGTCCGACGATTGAGCACTCCCCCCAGCCCACTGCCCCCACCCACAACTAGTCCAAACCCCACCCCAAGCTGTCACACAGTGTGGAAGTACTATTGCAGAGACAACTTTGGCTGGAGGGAATACTCTGAG CCAGTTGTGAAGCTCATAGAGGAAGCAAGTTCGAGGGGTCTGAAGGAGGTGCGATTCATTACGCTCCAGAACCAGTATATCCTTAACATCAAGGAGGGCTTCCAGCAGAACGCCATCTTTGGGTTCAGACGTCAGATCAAGAAGCGGCCCATGTTCATGTCCTCTGTGATGCTTGCACCCCACTTACA GACGTTGGGCGGCCTTTCTTCATCCCCCCTCCCCTGTTCCCGctcctcctccatttcctcctccacctcctcatccaTGGATCTCTCTGTGGCACATCCCCTCTCACCAACCACCACCAACCCACCCAGCCTTTTTCCGGAAACGTGGTTGCCAATGACGATGAGCCAGGACTTCCTGCAGGTGCCGGTCTCGCGTGAGGACCGCAGCTACCGCACGGTGTACAGCCTTTTCCACAAGACAGTGTCAGAGACCAAATTCAGGATCATCAAGATACTGCGTGTGCAGAACCCTTTCCTCTGGGAGAAATACAAGAG GAAGAAGGAGTACATGTCACGCCGGATGACAGAGATGGATCGGCTGCTGAGCGAGCGCCACCTTTTCCACGGCACCTCGGCTGATGTGGTGGAGGGCATCTGCAAGCACAACTTCGACCCGCGAGTTTGTGGCAAACACGCCACAATGTTTGGCCAGGGCTCCTATTTTGCCCGCAAGGCTGTCTACTCCCATAACTTCTCCAAGCGCTCACTCAAAGGAGTCCACTGCATGTTCCTAGCCAAGGTCCTCACTGGCAG GTTTACTGTAGGAAATCCCTCAATGCGACGACCTCCTCCCATCAACCCTCGGGTCCCTTCCAGTGACCTTTATGACTCCTGTGTGGACAACTGGGTGGATCCCCAGATCTATGTCATCTTCAATGATGACCAGAGCTACCCTTACTTTATTATTCACTACGAGGAGGTACCCAGCACCGTCGCTGTCTAA